The following coding sequences lie in one Treponema socranskii subsp. buccale genomic window:
- the mnmE gene encoding tRNA uridine-5-carboxymethylaminomethyl(34) synthesis GTPase MnmE — protein sequence MSGTYTPDEPIAAIATALAPSALGIVRTSGKGCIELVAELFSRSDALLNAGGNTIVYGWISDGDKKIDEVLVSVFRAPKSFTGEDMAEISCHGGPAVVNAINKLLLANGFREAERGEFTFRAYINGKTDLTKAEAVREIIESRTDASRGRAAGRLSGSLFDEIDSIKKLLVDTLASIEVAVEYPEDEETIADSFDRTDIERAIFFLQSLVDSWKSEKLYQDGARVVLCGRTNAGKSSLFNTLLKEERAIVSDIAGTTRDWLESWADFGGIPVRLFDTAGLRATADIVEKQGVESARSLTKDADAVLYLADSTAGFTSDDEAFLRDCAEPVVFVWNKSDIEGERRLSDEQKKMIADLRAEAAVSAKKGDGIGKLVEEVKRSLVSGTDTDRKQAGLGSARQKKSVEEALSGVRHALESADEDYTLDAVVQDLEDAIASLGEVTGEVTPEDILESVFGNFCVGK from the coding sequence AACCTATAGCCGCTATAGCGACGGCGCTTGCTCCGAGCGCGCTCGGCATCGTGCGCACTTCGGGAAAAGGCTGCATTGAACTCGTTGCCGAACTGTTTTCGCGTTCCGACGCATTGTTGAATGCCGGAGGGAACACGATCGTGTACGGCTGGATTTCGGACGGAGATAAAAAAATCGACGAAGTGCTCGTGTCGGTTTTTCGCGCTCCGAAAAGTTTTACCGGCGAAGATATGGCGGAAATATCGTGCCACGGCGGACCTGCGGTTGTAAACGCGATTAATAAATTGCTGCTTGCAAACGGATTCCGCGAAGCCGAGCGCGGAGAGTTTACGTTCCGCGCTTACATCAACGGAAAAACCGATTTGACAAAAGCGGAAGCGGTGAGGGAAATCATCGAAAGCCGCACCGACGCATCGAGAGGCCGGGCTGCCGGAAGGCTTTCGGGTTCCCTCTTCGACGAAATCGATTCGATAAAAAAGCTGCTCGTCGATACGCTCGCGTCTATCGAAGTCGCCGTCGAATATCCCGAAGACGAAGAGACGATAGCGGATTCTTTCGACCGTACGGACATCGAGCGGGCGATATTTTTTTTGCAGTCTCTCGTCGATTCGTGGAAAAGCGAAAAGCTCTATCAGGACGGAGCGCGCGTCGTTTTGTGCGGAAGGACGAATGCCGGCAAATCGAGTTTATTCAATACGCTTTTAAAAGAAGAACGCGCGATCGTTTCCGACATCGCCGGTACGACTCGCGACTGGCTTGAAAGCTGGGCGGATTTCGGCGGCATACCGGTGCGCCTCTTCGATACGGCGGGCTTACGCGCGACGGCGGATATCGTCGAAAAGCAGGGCGTCGAATCCGCGCGTTCGCTCACAAAAGATGCGGACGCCGTGCTCTATCTCGCCGACAGTACGGCGGGTTTTACCTCCGACGACGAAGCTTTTTTGAGAGACTGTGCCGAACCCGTCGTGTTCGTATGGAACAAAAGCGATATCGAAGGTGAGAGGCGGCTTTCCGATGAACAGAAAAAAATGATCGCGGATCTCCGCGCGGAAGCGGCCGTGAGTGCAAAAAAAGGCGACGGAATCGGAAAGCTCGTCGAAGAAGTAAAACGCTCTCTTGTTTCGGGGACGGATACGGATCGGAAGCAGGCGGGGCTCGGCTCGGCCAGACAAAAAAAATCGGTCGAAGAAGCGCTTTCAGGCGTGCGCCATGCGCTTGAGAGCGCCGACGAAGACTATACGCTCGATGCCGTCGTACAGGATTTGGAAGACGCGATCGCTTCTCTCGGCGAAGTTACCGGAGAAGTGACGCCGGAAGACATACTCGAAAGCGTATTCGGCAATTTTTGCGTCGGAAAATAA